The Bacillota bacterium genome includes a region encoding these proteins:
- a CDS encoding glycoside hydrolase family 55 protein encodes MISLRHVSRAINAYHLWDKWHRKGLVAGESEGKYRLEEHVEMDDFVFLRRSLLKGIGSLAALTAFTEGAGMHIARASVPPEEEPKGVLNVRDFGAKGDGKSDDTEAFQKAIDAAHAMGGNIVFVPRGDYLIAGTLEVRENVVLEGVFRGPTMQSHLKGSTLLAVAGKGQIDGTPFIALRQNGTLHGITIFYPEQVQQDPPHPYPWTIRGIGDNCTLVDVLLVNPYQGIDFGTFPAGRHFIRNVGMQALYRGLYIDQCYDIGRVENLHIWPFWEVWQTPLKQFIEREGIAFIIGRTDWEYMSNCFCIGYKIGFQFIRTKAGSANVLLTQCGSDVGPIAVRVEHVMEHAGISFVNGQFMAGIEIEETNPGPVKFTACGFWGVDTTESHAVLKGRGHTFFNGCHFNGWDRKKTGAPCIDAQRGGLTVIGCDFMDRGKTHIRLGSGIDCATVTGNRFRGQEGIVNEAGDKAQIGMNVVTP; translated from the coding sequence ATGATTAGTTTGCGGCACGTGAGCCGCGCCATCAATGCCTATCACCTGTGGGACAAGTGGCACAGGAAAGGCCTCGTCGCCGGCGAATCGGAAGGCAAATACCGTCTTGAGGAGCATGTAGAGATGGATGACTTCGTTTTCCTGCGCAGGAGCTTACTGAAAGGCATCGGTTCGCTGGCGGCACTGACCGCTTTCACTGAGGGGGCAGGGATGCACATAGCCCGAGCAAGCGTTCCACCAGAGGAAGAACCCAAAGGCGTGCTGAACGTGCGGGACTTTGGCGCGAAGGGCGATGGCAAAAGCGACGACACAGAAGCCTTCCAGAAAGCCATCGATGCCGCGCATGCGATGGGCGGAAATATCGTGTTCGTTCCGCGCGGGGACTACCTGATTGCGGGCACGCTGGAGGTGCGCGAGAACGTCGTGCTGGAGGGCGTGTTTCGCGGACCCACGATGCAATCGCATCTTAAGGGAAGCACCCTGCTGGCGGTGGCGGGCAAGGGGCAGATAGACGGCACGCCGTTCATCGCCCTGCGCCAGAACGGTACCCTGCACGGCATCACCATCTTCTATCCTGAACAGGTGCAGCAAGACCCGCCGCATCCCTATCCCTGGACGATTCGGGGCATCGGCGATAACTGCACGCTGGTAGACGTGCTACTCGTGAACCCCTATCAGGGCATCGACTTCGGTACGTTCCCCGCAGGCAGGCACTTCATCCGCAACGTGGGCATGCAGGCGCTGTACCGCGGGCTGTACATCGACCAGTGCTATGACATCGGCAGGGTGGAGAACCTGCACATCTGGCCCTTCTGGGAGGTGTGGCAGACCCCACTCAAGCAGTTCATCGAGCGTGAAGGCATCGCCTTCATCATCGGGCGCACCGACTGGGAGTACATGAGTAACTGCTTCTGCATCGGCTACAAAATCGGCTTTCAGTTCATCCGCACCAAGGCAGGCTCGGCAAACGTGTTGCTGACGCAATGCGGTTCCGACGTAGGTCCCATCGCGGTGCGGGTGGAACACGTCATGGAACACGCAGGCATCTCCTTCGTGAACGGTCAGTTCATGGCAGGCATCGAGATCGAAGAGACCAACCCGGGGCCGGTCAAGTTCACCGCCTGCGGTTTCTGGGGTGTAGATACCACCGAAAGCCACGCGGTGTTGAAGGGCAGAGGGCACACCTTCTTCAACGGTTGCCATTTCAACGGCTGGGACCGGAAGAAGACGGGTGCGCCCTGCATCGACGCGCAACGAGGTGGCCTCACCGTCATCGGCTGTGACTTTATGGACAGGGGCAAAACGCACATCCGGTTGGGCTCCGGCATAGACTGCGCCACAGTGACGGGCAACCGCTTTCGTGGGCAGGAGGGCATCGTCAACGAAGCGGGCGACAAAGCACAGATAGGGATGAACGTGGTGACACCTTAG
- a CDS encoding DNA translocase FtsK, protein MSTRIRKPEPVSPVVISRRVYDIVGIVLFTLGAVVLVSLTTAENGYLGQWLSELLRRLAGLGAFAVPLLLMLLGTLFLIGYERFSFTNTSWGAVLLFLTFTGWAHALRVPFERNFSAESLRVGGGYIGGVIVYAVHSLLNLAAVYIVLTALTIIAVLLIVDLPFVDIARRTIAGWVRGFQLAQQGARTVKEKGAGAARKAGKEDVKRTLASSDNRAVAQAPAPKRSSNLIEAVQQRLARESTPAVAPLNGEMVEEYEYPPLSLLKEPAPPPKRIQAELSEKIRILEQTLDEFGIGANVVEIAHGPTVTRYEVQLAPGIKVSKIVSLADNLAMALAAIDVRVEAPIPGKSAIGVEVPNDNPRIVTLREVIDTDEFRNAPSLLTFALGKDVGNENRYADLAKMPHLLIGGATNSGKSMCLNALIASILYRATPREVKFIMIDPKRVELSLFDGIPHLMCPVVKDVKQASGILRAAIKEMERRYDLFSRTGVRNIDGYNSRVGEEEKLPYVVIVVDELADLMMQAAAEVETSICRLAQLARATGIHLVIATQRPSVDVITGTIKANISSRIAFAVSSQVDSRTILDMAGAERLIGRGDMLFLPIDASKPTRIQGCYISEQEVEALVKFLKQQGVPEYTLTPIDSGFSTRDDIEEEDEDELFEPAVRLVVMNGHASTSLLQRRFKIGYTRAARLIDMMEKRGIVGPLDGAKPREILITRDEMEAMFQREP, encoded by the coding sequence ATGTCCACCCGTATTCGCAAACCGGAACCCGTCTCTCCGGTGGTCATCAGCCGGCGAGTGTACGACATCGTGGGTATCGTGCTGTTTACGCTCGGCGCGGTGGTGCTGGTGAGCCTGACCACCGCCGAGAACGGCTACCTGGGGCAATGGCTGAGCGAGTTACTGCGTCGGCTGGCAGGGCTTGGGGCATTTGCCGTGCCGCTGTTGCTGATGCTGCTGGGCACGTTATTCCTCATCGGCTACGAGCGTTTCTCCTTCACCAACACCTCGTGGGGCGCAGTGCTGTTGTTCCTCACGTTTACGGGATGGGCACACGCGCTGCGCGTGCCCTTCGAGCGCAACTTCTCTGCCGAAAGCCTGCGTGTGGGTGGTGGCTACATCGGTGGTGTGATAGTCTATGCCGTGCATTCTTTGCTCAATCTGGCAGCGGTGTATATTGTGCTGACGGCTCTCACCATCATCGCGGTGCTGCTGATTGTGGACCTGCCGTTCGTCGACATCGCCCGGCGTACGATTGCAGGCTGGGTCAGGGGATTCCAGCTGGCGCAGCAGGGGGCGCGTACGGTGAAGGAGAAGGGAGCAGGGGCGGCGCGAAAAGCGGGCAAAGAGGATGTGAAGCGCACACTGGCAAGCAGTGACAATCGCGCCGTGGCACAGGCTCCTGCTCCGAAGCGCAGCTCCAACCTGATAGAAGCGGTACAGCAACGGCTCGCCCGCGAGTCCACCCCGGCGGTCGCGCCGTTGAACGGTGAGATGGTGGAAGAGTATGAGTACCCGCCCCTGTCGTTGCTGAAGGAACCCGCGCCGCCCCCCAAGCGGATTCAGGCGGAGCTCTCCGAAAAAATCCGCATCCTCGAGCAGACTCTGGACGAGTTCGGCATCGGCGCGAACGTGGTGGAAATCGCGCACGGTCCCACAGTCACCCGCTACGAGGTGCAGCTGGCGCCCGGCATCAAGGTGAGCAAAATCGTCAGCCTGGCGGACAATCTGGCGATGGCGCTGGCGGCAATCGACGTGCGCGTGGAGGCACCCATTCCGGGCAAATCCGCCATCGGCGTGGAAGTGCCCAACGATAACCCGCGTATCGTCACCCTGCGGGAGGTAATCGACACCGACGAGTTCCGCAACGCCCCTTCGCTGCTTACCTTCGCTCTGGGCAAGGATGTGGGCAACGAGAACCGCTATGCCGACCTCGCCAAGATGCCGCACCTGCTCATCGGAGGGGCGACCAACTCCGGTAAGAGCATGTGTCTGAACGCGCTGATTGCCAGCATCCTGTATCGCGCCACGCCGCGCGAGGTGAAGTTCATCATGATCGACCCCAAGCGGGTGGAGCTGTCGCTGTTTGACGGCATCCCGCACCTGATGTGCCCGGTGGTGAAGGACGTGAAGCAGGCATCGGGCATCCTGCGCGCCGCCATTAAGGAGATGGAGCGGCGGTATGACCTCTTCTCCCGCACCGGCGTGCGCAACATCGACGGCTACAACTCGCGCGTGGGCGAGGAGGAGAAACTGCCCTACGTGGTGATTGTGGTGGATGAGCTGGCAGACCTGATGATGCAGGCGGCGGCGGAAGTGGAAACCTCGATCTGCCGGCTGGCTCAGCTGGCACGGGCGACGGGTATCCATCTGGTCATCGCCACACAGCGCCCCTCGGTGGACGTTATCACGGGTACCATCAAGGCGAACATCTCCTCGCGTATCGCGTTTGCGGTCTCCTCGCAGGTGGACAGCCGCACCATTCTGGACATGGCGGGCGCGGAACGGCTCATCGGGCGGGGGGATATGCTGTTCCTGCCCATCGACGCCTCCAAGCCCACCCGCATTCAGGGGTGCTACATCAGTGAGCAAGAGGTGGAGGCACTGGTCAAGTTCCTGAAGCAGCAGGGCGTGCCCGAATACACGCTGACCCCCATCGACAGCGGCTTCAGCACGCGCGACGACATCGAAGAGGAAGACGAAGACGAGCTCTTCGAGCCGGCGGTACGCCTCGTGGTGATGAACGGGCACGCTTCCACCAGTCTGCTACAGCGACGGTTCAAAATCGGCTACACCCGCGCCGCACGGCTGATCGACATGATGGAAAAGCGAGGCATCGTGGGACCGCTGGACGGCGCGAAACCCCGCGAGATACTCATCACCCGCGATGAAATGGAAGCCATGTTCCAGCGCGAACCCTAG
- a CDS encoding DUF1638 domain-containing protein — protein sequence MYLKLIACEVLTREVCRHVADSPHTIDLEFTPKGAHDDSETLRALIQSRIDEAEASPLGYGLCGNSTLSLTARRTRLVIPRAHDCCTLFLGQHFADAPSTPFSALGYMERDGAYTRTGLYATLEEYIARYGEENGRYIFETLYTSMKAAEGNRVVFIDLPETRHLNAPSPRRKAKNSWCWKAAADCCAS from the coding sequence GTGTACCTGAAACTGATTGCCTGCGAGGTGCTTACCCGCGAGGTCTGTCGTCATGTGGCAGATAGCCCGCACACGATAGACCTGGAGTTTACCCCGAAAGGCGCGCATGACGACAGCGAGACGTTGCGTGCGCTTATCCAGTCGCGCATCGACGAAGCGGAAGCCTCGCCGCTGGGATATGGCTTGTGTGGCAACTCCACGCTGAGTCTCACAGCGCGCCGCACGCGGCTGGTCATCCCACGAGCGCACGATTGCTGCACCCTGTTTCTCGGCCAGCACTTTGCGGATGCACCCAGCACCCCTTTTAGCGCGCTGGGCTACATGGAGCGCGACGGAGCCTACACCCGCACCGGGCTGTATGCTACTCTGGAAGAGTATATCGCCCGCTACGGCGAAGAGAACGGCAGATACATCTTCGAGACGCTTTACACAAGCATGAAAGCCGCCGAAGGCAACCGGGTGGTGTTCATCGACCTGCCCGAGACCCGGCACCTGAACGCGCCCTCGCCGAGGCGGAAGGCAAAGAACTCGTGGTGCTGGAAGGCAGCAGCCGACTGTTGCGCAAGCTGA